A single Tenacibaculum sp. 190524A02b DNA region contains:
- a CDS encoding response regulator transcription factor — protein MKVHIADDHVIIYEGVKVLLEAYDIEVVGHSFNGKQVIEWFKNNEADVLIMDYRMPEMDGGDVLEYFVANNIEQKVLMVSEYAHYNFIKHAINNDASGYILKTEAHELLVNALEKIHSGHFYFSDYVKDIIIGYESGHKKDDTPFEDKLSSKQKEILRLMLQNFSNTEIVEKLNMDDATLRTHTKRMREKVNVKTNVGLVTLAIKEEFK, from the coding sequence ATGAAAGTACATATTGCAGATGATCACGTTATTATTTATGAAGGCGTTAAAGTTTTATTGGAAGCTTATGATATAGAAGTGGTTGGCCATAGCTTTAACGGAAAGCAAGTAATAGAGTGGTTTAAAAACAATGAAGCAGATGTATTAATAATGGATTATAGAATGCCAGAAATGGATGGAGGTGATGTACTAGAGTATTTTGTAGCCAATAATATTGAGCAAAAAGTATTAATGGTATCAGAGTATGCCCATTACAATTTTATTAAACATGCTATAAATAATGATGCTAGCGGATACATATTAAAAACAGAAGCACATGAACTATTAGTAAATGCTTTAGAAAAAATACATAGCGGACATTTTTATTTTTCTGATTATGTAAAAGACATTATAATAGGGTATGAAAGTGGTCATAAAAAAGACGATACACCTTTTGAAGATAAGTTATCTAGCAAACAAAAAGAAATTTTACGACTCATGTTACAAAATTTTTCCAATACAGAAATAGTAGAAAAATTAAACATGGATGATGCTACCTTACGAACGCATACCAAACGCATGCGAGAAAAGGTAAATGTTAAAACAAATGTAGGTTTAGTAACCTTAGCTATAAAAGAAGAATTTAAGTAA
- a CDS encoding DUF547 domain-containing protein, translating to MFSKITTILILNLFLASTVVSQEEAYNYLLKKHVNPSTGDVNYCMLKEDKHYLDTYLNFLAQTSPTEKWSISKEKAFWMNVYNAYVLKIIIDNYPFQKSSIVKQEKEKNMEVIINYSYKESKKSSILSVKKEGKSVWEIPFVNVGSKVYTLNQVEHEIIRKKFKDPRIHAGFNSASKSSPKVAVIAFTEKGVDEQLEVLMKGFINDTTRNIVTKNKLKLSKIFEWYEGDFTQNESLIDYINKYVLINIQKDATISYMEYNWNLNDE from the coding sequence ATGTTCTCGAAAATTACAACCATTCTTATACTTAATTTATTCCTAGCTTCAACAGTAGTAAGCCAAGAAGAAGCTTACAATTATCTTTTGAAAAAACATGTTAACCCAAGTACAGGAGATGTTAATTATTGTATGTTAAAAGAAGATAAACATTATCTAGATACTTATTTGAATTTTTTAGCTCAAACAAGTCCTACAGAAAAATGGTCTATAAGCAAAGAGAAAGCTTTTTGGATGAACGTCTATAATGCGTATGTTTTAAAAATTATTATTGATAATTATCCATTTCAAAAAAGCTCCATAGTTAAGCAAGAAAAGGAAAAAAACATGGAAGTTATCATTAACTATTCTTATAAAGAAAGTAAAAAAAGTAGTATACTTTCCGTAAAAAAAGAAGGGAAAAGTGTATGGGAAATTCCTTTTGTCAATGTTGGTAGTAAGGTATATACTTTAAACCAAGTTGAACATGAAATAATTAGAAAAAAGTTTAAAGATCCAAGAATTCACGCAGGGTTTAATTCCGCCAGTAAATCAAGTCCAAAAGTTGCCGTTATTGCCTTTACAGAAAAAGGCGTTGATGAACAACTAGAAGTATTAATGAAAGGTTTTATTAATGACACAACTAGAAATATTGTAACTAAAAATAAACTAAAACTGTCAAAAATATTTGAATGGTATGAAGGTGATTTCACTCAGAATGAAAGCTTGATTGACTATATTAACAAATATGTTTTAATAAACATTCAAAAAGATGCTACAATTAGTTATATGGAATACAACTGGAATTTAAATGACGAATAA
- a CDS encoding Xaa-Pro peptidase family protein: protein MIGIGGSTIAEELAKIKPNVSDVQPIQKEEFAQRIEKATALLKEQGAEAMYLHAGTNLYYFTGTRWSSSERMVGAILYADGNLEYIAPKFEEGTILDFMLVEGTVRCWEEHENPYVLFLDLLNEKNITSGTILIDEATPFFVSNGIIKLTSSYQFEDAKSVTATCRMIKSKAEIAIMQRAMDITLEVQKAVARILRVGISTKEVTDFINEAHKRYGIPSGSYFCIVLFGVDSSFPHGVKTPKNLEENEVVLVDTGCQLHDYISDITRTYVFGTPTEQQRTIWNIEKETQLAAFNAAQLGNTCADIDNASRKVLESHNLGPDYKLPGLPHRTGHGIGLDIHEWPYIVKNDNTNLQPGMCFSNEPMICVPDAFGIRHEDHIYMTEDGPKWFTEPMLSIENPFGLQ from the coding sequence GAAGAATTTGCACAACGTATTGAAAAAGCTACTGCTTTATTAAAAGAGCAAGGAGCTGAAGCTATGTATTTACATGCGGGAACAAACTTGTATTATTTTACTGGTACAAGATGGAGTTCTAGTGAACGTATGGTTGGAGCTATTTTATATGCTGATGGCAATCTAGAATACATTGCTCCTAAATTTGAGGAAGGTACTATTTTAGACTTTATGCTGGTAGAAGGTACTGTTCGTTGCTGGGAAGAACATGAGAATCCATATGTTTTATTTTTAGATTTATTAAACGAAAAAAACATTACTAGCGGTACTATTCTTATTGATGAAGCTACTCCGTTTTTTGTTTCTAATGGTATTATAAAACTAACTTCAAGTTATCAGTTTGAGGATGCTAAATCTGTGACTGCTACTTGTAGAATGATAAAATCTAAAGCTGAGATTGCTATTATGCAACGTGCTATGGATATTACTTTAGAAGTACAAAAAGCAGTTGCTAGAATTTTACGTGTTGGTATTAGCACCAAAGAGGTTACTGATTTTATTAATGAGGCGCACAAACGTTATGGAATTCCATCGGGGTCTTATTTTTGTATTGTTCTTTTTGGTGTAGACTCTTCTTTTCCGCATGGTGTTAAAACACCTAAGAATTTAGAAGAAAATGAAGTAGTTTTAGTAGATACTGGATGCCAACTTCATGATTATATTTCAGATATTACTAGAACCTATGTGTTTGGTACACCAACTGAACAGCAACGTACTATTTGGAACATTGAAAAGGAAACACAATTGGCTGCTTTTAATGCTGCGCAGCTAGGCAATACGTGTGCTGATATTGATAATGCTTCTAGAAAAGTATTAGAAAGTCATAACTTAGGTCCTGACTATAAATTACCAGGATTACCTCATCGTACAGGTCATGGAATTGGATTAGACATTCATGAATGGCCTTATATTGTTAAAAATGACAACACAAACCTACAACCGGGTATGTGTTTTAGTAACGAACCTATGATATGTGTTCCAGATGCTTTTGGCATTCGTCATGAAGATCATATTTATATGACCGAAGACGGGCCTAAATGGTTTACGGAACCCATGCTTTCTATTGAAAACCCTTTTGGGCTACAATAA